GCCGCATGGAGCAAGCCCTCACTAAGCAAGTGGAAGTTTTCTTAAAAAACTTGTTTAGTGAGCGGTATAAGGCACTGGGATTGATTGAAGGGAACAAATACTTTCAGTCAGTCCCTAAACCCGAGGTGTGGATAAATGTCCATAAAAGGGATATTTGTCCATGCTAAGGGATACTCCGCCAACTCCCACTGGTCCCTAAAAGGGATATTTGTCTATGCTAAGGGATACTCTTAGTAAGCGTACTTGAGGGCCAGGACCAGTAGGGCAGCGACGACGCCGAGGATGAGTAGCCCGCCGGTGAGGACCACCAGGGGATTGTCGGCGTTATCAAACCGCATCGGTCCTTGGTTCATTTCCTGCATAAGCGTGGCTCCTGTAAACTCCCCACCTTCAACCCTAGCGAAAAGGTTGCCGGGGTAGGGGAATCATCGCCATTTTTTTAACAGTCGCCGCATGTGGACGGTCCACCGTTCCATCCGTTGCCGCCAGAGACGCGCCGGTGTGAAAGGGGCAATGTCCCCCTGCGGATGGTGCTGGCGGTAGTCAAAAAAGGCATCGAGGGCCTGCCAAATGCGTTGCAGTCTGGCCTTGACCTGGGGAGCGCGATATTCCGCCAGGAACTCAGGAGGAACAGGAGGCGGCGGCGTCTGTAGGGCCTGTAGAATCCGCTGCAGGTCATAGCCGGAGTCATAACAGCCGATTTGCTGGCAATTGCCCCCGGGGTCCAGGTAATCCGCTAGGCCGCCGTTGACACTGGAAAAGACTTGGCAGCCGCACGCCAGCGCTTCCAAGGGCGGTAGACCAAACCCTTCGCTGACCCCCCGCACCGCCCAGTACATAGCGGAGTCGTAGAGATAAAGGCGGCTGCGATTGAACAGGTCGGCCAGGTCGGGCACAAAAGTATCCACAATCTCGACCCGGCAATGGCGTTGGAGTTTGGGCGCCAGTTGCTTCAGGAGATAGGGGGAGGATTTGCGGGCCATGATCAACACGTCAATGTCCCGGGGCTGGTGGCGGTTGGTGAATTCATCGCTGAGGACGTTGGGCAGGTAGTAAATGGGGGCGTGGGGTGCTTTTTGTCCCCAATAACCCATGCTGTGGCGGCTGACCGTCACAATGGGCACGCCGGGTGGGATGGCGAATCCGTAACCCACGCTGTGGGCATGGTAAACCACCGGATAGGCCCGTAACCGTCGTAATAGACGCGGGACATGAAACCCCCAACTGACCACGAAAATGCCGGAAACGGGTTGTTGGAGCAGGTCGGCTAAAAACAGACGCCCGGGTTCCCGTTGCTGGTAGGTCACTAACTCCGCTGGGCCAAGGGATTGGGCTAACGCCAGGGTTTTCAACTCGGCCCACAGACCGCCACAGTGGTAGCGGGGATCGGTGCCGGGGACCAGAAAGTACAAAGGCCGCATGGCGTCGTTTTTATCTAGATTTTTTCCCCACTGTACAGAAAACTGGCATGATTAGAAATAGTGTCTGTCAGGGTTGAATGGTGTCCCGCTGTACCCTGCCGTTAACACCGGCGCTTTACGGCTACTTGCTGGAACACTCCCTGCGGGAGCCGGCCCTTTTGCAACAACTCCGGTCCGAAACCCAGGGATTGCCGGGAGCGGAGATGCAAATTGCGCCGGATCAGGGGCAATTCATGGCTCTGTTGGTGCAGTTGATGGGGGCGCGACGGGCCTTAGAGATCGGCGTATTTACTGGTTACAGCAGTCTGGTGGTGGCCCTGGCCCTGCCTGCGGATGGTCGCCTGGTCGCCTGTGATATTGACCCAGAAACCACCCAAGTCGCCCGGCGCTACTGGGAGAAGGCAGGGGTGGCCCACAAGATTGACCTGCGAATCGGGCCGGCCCAGGCGACATTGGCGGATTTGTTGGCCCAGGGGGAAGCCGGACAGTACGATTTCGCCTTTATTGACGCCGATAAGGAAAATTACGGGATTTATTACGAGCAGTGCCTGCAATTGCTGCGTCCCGGCGGTTTGTTGCTGGTGGACAACGTGTTGTGGGGCGGGAGGGTGATCGATCCCCAGGCCCAGGATGCTGCCACCCAGGCGATTCGCACCTTTAACCGCAAGGTTTATCACGATGAACGGGTGCTGCTGAGTATGCTACCGGTGGCGGATGGTTTGACGCTGGTGTGGAAACGGCCATGAGGGTGCTGGTGGTCGGAGGGGGTGGGCGGGAACATGCGTTGGCCTGGAAGCTGGCCCAATCGCCCCAGGTAACGAAAGTGTTTTGCGTGCCGGGCAACGGGGGGACGGCTATGCT
This genomic interval from Gloeomargarita sp. SRBZ-1_bins_9 contains the following:
- a CDS encoding glycosyltransferase; this encodes MRPLYFLVPGTDPRYHCGGLWAELKTLALAQSLGPAELVTYQQREPGRLFLADLLQQPVSGIFVVSWGFHVPRLLRRLRAYPVVYHAHSVGYGFAIPPGVPIVTVSRHSMGYWGQKAPHAPIYYLPNVLSDEFTNRHQPRDIDVLIMARKSSPYLLKQLAPKLQRHCRVEIVDTFVPDLADLFNRSRLYLYDSAMYWAVRGVSEGFGLPPLEALACGCQVFSSVNGGLADYLDPGGNCQQIGCYDSGYDLQRILQALQTPPPPVPPEFLAEYRAPQVKARLQRIWQALDAFFDYRQHHPQGDIAPFTPARLWRQRMERWTVHMRRLLKKWR
- a CDS encoding class I SAM-dependent methyltransferase, which translates into the protein MVSRCTLPLTPALYGYLLEHSLREPALLQQLRSETQGLPGAEMQIAPDQGQFMALLVQLMGARRALEIGVFTGYSSLVVALALPADGRLVACDIDPETTQVARRYWEKAGVAHKIDLRIGPAQATLADLLAQGEAGQYDFAFIDADKENYGIYYEQCLQLLRPGGLLLVDNVLWGGRVIDPQAQDAATQAIRTFNRKVYHDERVLLSMLPVADGLTLVWKRP